Proteins from one Escherichia coli genomic window:
- the modF gene encoding molybdate ABC transporter ATP-binding protein ModF, with product MSSLQILQGTFRLSDTKTLQLSQLTLNAGDSWAFVGSNGSGKSALARALAGELPLLKGERQSQFSHITRLSFEQLQKLVSDEWQRNNTDMLGPGEDDTGRTTAEIIQDEIKDAQRCAQLAQQFGITALLDRRFKYLSTGETRKTLLCQALMSEPDLLILDEPFDGLDVASRQQLAERLASLHQSGITLVLVLNRFDEIPEFVQFAGVLADCTLAETGAKEELLQQALVAQLAHSELLEGVQMPEPDEPSARHALPANEPRIVLNNGVVSYNDRPILNNLSWQVNPGEHWQIVGPNGAGKSTLLSLITGDHPQGYSNDLTLFGRRRGSGETIWDIKKHIGYVSSSLHLDYRVSTTVRNVILSGYFDSIGIYQAVSDRQQKLVQQWLDILGIDKRTADAPFHSLSWGQQRLALIVRALVKHPTLLILDEPLQGLDPLNRQLIRRFVDVLISEGETQLLFVSHHAEDAPACITHRLEFVPDGDFYRYALTKIN from the coding sequence ATGTCATCGTTGCAAATTTTGCAAGGCACGTTTCGTCTTAGCGACACAAAAACGCTGCAATTGTCTCAGCTAACGTTAAACGCGGGTGATAGTTGGGCGTTTGTCGGTTCGAATGGAAGCGGGAAGTCGGCGCTGGCCCGCGCGCTGGCGGGGGAACTTCCGCTTTTGAAAGGTGAACGACAAAGTCAGTTTTCCCACATCACTCGTCTCTCCTTCGAGCAATTGCAAAAGCTCGTCAGCGACGAATGGCAACGGAATAACACCGATATGCTCGGCCCTGGCGAAGATGACACCGGACGCACTACGGCTGAAATCATTCAGGATGAAATTAAGGATGCACAGCGTTGTGCGCAGTTGGCGCAGCAGTTCGGCATTACCGCCCTTCTCGACCGACGCTTTAAATACCTTTCCACTGGCGAGACGCGAAAAACCCTGCTGTGTCAGGCGCTGATGTCGGAGCCAGACTTGTTGATTCTTGATGAGCCGTTCGATGGCCTTGATGTTGCCTCACGTCAGCAGCTGGCTGAGCGACTCGCCTCGTTACATCAGTCCGGTATTACTCTGGTACTGGTGCTCAATCGCTTCGATGAGATCCCGGAATTTGTCCAGTTTGCTGGCGTGCTGGCGGATTGCACGTTAGCGGAAACTGGCGCTAAAGAAGAACTGCTCCAACAAGCACTCGTTGCGCAACTGGCGCATAGCGAACTGCTTGAAGGTGTGCAAATGCCGGAGCCAGATGAACCTTCAGCACGTCACGCCTTACCCGCCAACGAACCGCGCATTGTGCTGAACAATGGCGTGGTTTCTTATAACGATCGCCCCATTCTTAATAACCTTAGCTGGCAGGTTAATCCTGGCGAGCACTGGCAAATTGTCGGGCCAAATGGCGCGGGAAAATCGACGCTATTAAGCCTGATTACTGGCGATCATCCGCAAGGTTACAGCAACGATTTGACGCTTTTCGGACGACGTCGCGGCAGCGGCGAAACCATCTGGGATATCAAAAAACATATCGGTTACGTTAGCAGTAGTTTGCATCTGGATTACCGGGTCAGCACTACTGTGCGTAATGTGATTCTTTCTGGCTATTTTGATTCGATTGGCATTTATCAGGCCGTTTCGGATCGCCAGCAAAAACTGGTGCAGCAGTGGCTGGATATTCTCGGCATTGATAAACGCACGGCTGACGCTCCCTTCCATAGTCTTTCCTGGGGACAGCAGCGTCTGGCGCTGATCGTTCGCGCACTGGTGAAACATCCGACGTTGCTTATTCTCGATGAACCACTACAGGGGCTTGATCCGCTCAATCGCCAGCTTATCCGCCGTTTTGTTGATGTGCTGATTAGCGAAGGTGAAACGCAATTATTGTTTGTTTCGCACCACGCTGAAGATGCGCCTGCCTGTATTACCCATCGTCTTGAGTTCGTGCCGGACGGTGACTTTTATCGCTATGCGCTGACAAAAATAAACTGA
- the galE gene encoding UDP-glucose 4-epimerase GalE yields MRVLVTGGSGYIGSHTCVQLLQNGHDVIILDNLCNSKRSVLPVIERLGGKHPTFVEGDIRNEALMTEILHDHAIDTVIHFAGLKAVGESVQKPLEYYDNNVNGTLRLISAMRAANVKNFIFSSSATVYGDQPKIPYVESFPTGTPQSPYGKSKLMVEQILTDLQKAQPDWSIALLRYFNPVGAHPSGDMGEDPQGIPNNLMPYIAQVAVGRRDSLAIFGNDYPTEDGTGVRDYIHVMDLADGHVVAMEKLANKPGVHIYNLGAGVGSSVLDVVNAFSKACGKPVNYHFAPRREGDLPAYWADASKADRELNWRVTRTLDEMAQDTWHWQSRHPQGYPD; encoded by the coding sequence ATGAGAGTTCTGGTTACCGGTGGTAGCGGTTACATTGGAAGTCATACCTGTGTGCAATTACTGCAAAACGGTCATGATGTCATCATTCTTGATAACCTCTGTAACAGTAAGCGCAGCGTACTGCCTGTTATCGAGCGTTTAGGCGGCAAACATCCAACGTTTGTTGAAGGCGATATCCGTAACGAAGCGTTGATGACCGAGATCCTGCACGATCACGCTATCGACACCGTGATCCACTTCGCCGGGCTGAAAGCCGTTGGCGAATCGGTACAAAAACCGCTGGAATATTACGACAACAATGTCAACGGCACCCTGCGCCTGATTAGCGCCATGCGCGCCGCTAACGTCAAAAACTTTATCTTTAGCTCCTCCGCCACCGTTTATGGCGATCAGCCCAAAATTCCATATGTTGAAAGCTTCCCGACCGGCACACCGCAAAGCCCTTACGGCAAAAGCAAGCTGATGGTGGAACAGATCCTCACCGATCTGCAAAAAGCCCAGCCGGACTGGAGCATTGCCCTGCTGCGCTACTTCAACCCAGTTGGCGCGCATCCGTCGGGCGATATGGGCGAAGATCCGCAAGGCATTCCGAATAACCTGATGCCATACATCGCCCAGGTTGCTGTAGGCCGTCGCGACTCGCTGGCGATTTTTGGTAACGATTATCCGACCGAAGACGGTACTGGCGTGCGCGATTACATCCACGTAATGGATCTGGCGGACGGTCACGTCGTGGCGATGGAAAAACTGGCGAACAAGCCAGGCGTACACATCTACAACCTCGGCGCTGGCGTGGGCAGCAGCGTGCTGGACGTGGTGAATGCCTTCAGCAAAGCCTGCGGCAAACCGGTTAATTATCATTTTGCACCGCGTCGCGAGGGCGACCTTCCGGCCTACTGGGCGGACGCCAGCAAAGCCGACCGTGAACTGAACTGGCGCGTAACGCGCACACTCGATGAAATGGCGCAGGACACCTGGCACTGGCAGTCACGCCATCCACAGGGATATCCCGATTAA
- the galT gene encoding galactose-1-phosphate uridylyltransferase, whose protein sequence is MTQFNPVDHPHRRYNPLTGQWILVSPHRAKRPWQGAQETPAKQVLPAHDPDCFLCAGNVRVTGDKNPDYTGTYVFTNDFAALMSDTPDAPESNDPLMRCQSARGTSRVICFSPDHSKTLPELSVAALTEIVKTWQEQTAELGKTYPWVQVFENKGATMGCSNPHPHGQIWANSFLPNEAEREDRLQKEYFAGQKSPMLVDYVQRELADGSRTVVETEHWLAVVPYWAAWPFETLLLPKAHVLRITDLTDAQRSDLALALKKLTSRYDNLFQCSFPYSMGWHGAPFNGEENQHWQLHAHFYPPLLRSATVRKFMVGYEMLAETQRDLTAEQAAERLRAVSDIHFRESGV, encoded by the coding sequence ATGACGCAATTTAATCCCGTTGATCATCCACATCGCCGCTACAACCCGCTCACCGGGCAATGGATTCTGGTTTCACCGCACCGCGCTAAGCGCCCCTGGCAGGGGGCGCAGGAAACGCCAGCCAAACAGGTGTTACCTGCGCACGATCCAGATTGCTTCCTCTGCGCAGGTAATGTGCGGGTGACAGGCGATAAAAACCCCGATTACACCGGGACTTACGTTTTCACTAATGACTTTGCGGCCTTGATGTCTGACACGCCAGATGCGCCAGAAAGCAACGATCCGCTGATGCGTTGTCAGAGCGCGCGCGGTACCAGCCGGGTGATCTGCTTTTCACCGGATCACAGTAAAACGCTGCCAGAACTGAGCGTTGCGGCATTGACGGAAATCGTCAAAACCTGGCAGGAGCAAACCGCAGAACTGGGGAAAACATACCCGTGGGTGCAGGTCTTTGAAAACAAAGGCGCGACGATGGGCTGCTCTAACCCGCATCCGCACGGACAGATCTGGGCAAATAGCTTCCTGCCTAACGAAGCTGAGCGCGAAGACCGCCTGCAAAAAGAATATTTCGCCGGGCAGAAATCACCAATGCTGGTGGATTATGTTCAGCGCGAGCTGGCAGACGGTAGCCGTACCGTTGTCGAAACCGAACACTGGTTAGCCGTTGTACCTTACTGGGCTGCCTGGCCGTTCGAAACGCTACTGCTGCCCAAAGCCCACGTTTTGCGGATCACCGATTTGACCGACGCCCAGCGCAGCGATTTGGCGCTGGCGTTGAAAAAGCTGACCAGTCGTTATGACAACCTCTTCCAGTGCTCCTTCCCCTATTCTATGGGCTGGCACGGCGCGCCATTTAATGGCGAAGAGAATCAACACTGGCAGCTGCACGCGCACTTTTATCCACCTCTGTTGCGCTCCGCCACCGTACGTAAATTTATGGTTGGTTATGAAATGCTGGCAGAGACCCAGCGAGACCTGACCGCAGAACAGGCAGCAGAGCGTTTGCGCGCAGTCAGCGATATCCATTTTCGCGAATCCGGAGTGTAA
- the galK gene encoding galactokinase, which translates to MSLKEKTQSLFANAFGYPATHTIQAPGRVNLIGEHTDYNDGFVLPCAIDYQTVISCAPRNDRKVRVMAADYENQLDEFSLDAPIVAHENYQWANYVRGVVKHLQLRNNNFGGVDMVISGNVPQGAGLSSSASLEVAVGTVLQQLYHLPLDGAQIALNGQEAENQFVGCNCGIMDQLISALGKKDHALLIDCRSLGTKAVSMPKGVAIVIINSNFKRTLVGSEYNTRREQCETGARFFQQPALRDVTIEEFNAVAHELDPIVAKRVRHILTENARTVEAASALEQGDLKRMGELMAESHASMRDDFEITVPQIDTLVEIVKAVIGDKGGVRMTGGGFGGCIVALIPEELVPAVQQAVAEQYEAKTGIKETFYVCKPSQGAGQC; encoded by the coding sequence ATGAGTCTGAAAGAAAAAACACAATCTCTGTTTGCCAATGCATTTGGCTACCCTGCCACTCATACCATTCAGGCGCCTGGCCGCGTGAATCTTATTGGTGAACACACCGACTACAACGACGGTTTCGTTCTGCCCTGCGCGATTGATTATCAAACCGTGATCAGTTGTGCGCCACGCAATGACCGTAAAGTTCGCGTGATGGCAGCCGATTATGAAAATCAGCTTGACGAGTTTTCCCTTGATGCGCCTATTGTCGCACATGAAAACTATCAATGGGCTAACTACGTCCGTGGCGTAGTGAAACATCTGCAACTGCGTAACAACAACTTTGGCGGTGTGGACATGGTGATCAGCGGCAATGTGCCGCAGGGTGCAGGGTTAAGTTCTTCCGCTTCACTGGAAGTCGCGGTCGGAACCGTATTGCAGCAACTTTATCATCTGCCGCTGGACGGCGCACAAATCGCACTTAACGGCCAGGAAGCAGAAAACCAGTTTGTTGGCTGTAACTGTGGGATCATGGATCAGCTGATTTCCGCGCTCGGCAAAAAAGATCATGCCTTGCTGATCGATTGCCGCTCACTGGGCACCAAAGCGGTTTCCATGCCCAAAGGTGTGGCTATCGTCATCATCAACAGTAACTTCAAACGTACCCTGGTTGGCAGCGAATACAACACCCGTCGTGAACAGTGCGAAACCGGTGCGCGTTTCTTCCAGCAGCCGGCCCTGCGCGATGTCACCATTGAAGAGTTCAACGCTGTTGCGCATGAACTGGACCCGATCGTGGCGAAACGCGTGCGTCATATCCTGACTGAAAACGCCCGTACCGTTGAAGCAGCCAGCGCACTGGAGCAAGGCGACCTGAAACGTATGGGCGAGTTGATGGCGGAGTCTCATGCTTCTATGCGCGATGATTTCGAAATCACCGTGCCGCAAATTGACACTCTGGTAGAAATCGTCAAAGCTGTGATTGGCGACAAAGGTGGCGTACGCATGACCGGCGGCGGATTTGGCGGCTGTATCGTCGCACTGATCCCGGAAGAGCTGGTGCCTGCCGTACAGCAGGCTGTCGCTGAACAATATGAAGCAAAAACAGGTATTAAAGAGACTTTTTACGTTTGTAAACCATCACAAGGAGCAGGACAGTGCTGA
- the galM gene encoding galactose-1-epimerase has translation MLNETPALAPDGQPYRLLTLRNNAGMVVTLMDWGATLLSARIPLSDGSVREALLGCASPECYQDQAAFLGASIGRYANRIANSRYTFDDETVTLSPSQGVNQLHGGPEGFDKRRWQIVNQNDRQVLFALSSEDGDQGFPGNLGATVQYRLTDDNRISITYRATVDKPCPVNMTNHVYFNLDGEQSDVRNHKLQILADEYLPVDEGGIPHDGLKSVAGTSFDFRSAKIIASEFLADDDQRKVKGYDHAFLLQAKGDGKKVAAHVWSADEKLQLKVYTTAPALQFYSGNFLGGTPSRGTEPYADWQGLALESEFLPDSPNHPEWPQPDCFLRPGEEYSSLTEYQFIAE, from the coding sequence GTGCTGAACGAAACTCCCGCACTGGCACCCGATGGTCAGCCGTACCGACTGTTAACTTTGCGTAACAACGCAGGGATGGTAGTCACGCTGATGGACTGGGGTGCGACTTTACTTTCCGCCCGTATTCCGCTTTCCGATGGCAGCGTCCGCGAGGCGCTGCTCGGCTGCGCCAGCCCGGAATGCTATCAGGATCAGGCCGCGTTTCTGGGGGCCTCTATTGGTCGTTATGCCAACCGCATCGCCAATAGCCGTTATACCTTTGACGATGAAACCGTGACGCTTTCGCCAAGTCAGGGCGTTAACCAGCTGCACGGCGGCCCGGAAGGGTTCGACAAACGTCGCTGGCAGATTGTGAATCAGAACGATCGTCAGGTGCTGTTTGCCTTGAGTTCAGAAGATGGCGATCAGGGCTTTCCGGGGAATCTCGGCGCGACAGTGCAGTATCGTCTGACCGACGATAACCGTATCTCCATTACTTATCGCGCCACAGTTGATAAACCTTGCCCGGTGAATATGACTAATCACGTCTATTTCAACCTCGACGGCGAGCAGTCTGACGTGCGCAATCACAAGTTGCAGATTCTGGCGGACGAATATCTACCGGTTGATGAAGGCGGCATTCCGCACGACGGTCTGAAATCTGTCGCCGGAACATCTTTTGATTTCCGCAGCGCCAAAATCATCGCCAGTGAGTTTCTTGCCGACGACGATCAGCGCAAAGTGAAAGGTTACGATCATGCGTTCTTGTTACAGGCTAAAGGTGATGGCAAGAAAGTGGCGGCGCATGTCTGGTCAGCAGATGAAAAATTGCAACTGAAGGTCTACACCACCGCTCCGGCTCTGCAATTTTACTCCGGCAACTTCCTTGGTGGCACGCCGTCACGGGGAACTGAACCTTACGCCGACTGGCAGGGCCTGGCGCTGGAAAGCGAGTTCCTGCCGGACAGCCCAAACCACCCTGAATGGCCGCAACCGGACTGCTTCCTGCGTCCTGGCGAAGAGTATTCCAGCCTGACAGAATATCAGTTTATAGCTGAATAA
- the gpmA gene encoding 2,3-diphosphoglycerate-dependent phosphoglycerate mutase, with the protein MAVTKLVLVRHGESQWNKENRFTGWYDVDLSEKGVSEAKAAGKLLKEEGYSFDFAYTSVLKRAIHTLWNVLDELDQAWLPVEKSWKLNERHYGALQGLNKAETAEKYGDEQVKQWRRGFAVTPPELTKDDERYPGHDPRYAKLSEKELPLTESLALTIDRVIPYWNETILPRMKSGERVIIAAHGNSLRALVKYLDNMSEEEILELNIPTGVPLVYEFDENFKPLKRYYLGNADEIAAKAAAVANQGKAK; encoded by the coding sequence ATGGCTGTAACTAAGCTGGTTCTGGTTCGTCATGGCGAAAGTCAGTGGAACAAAGAAAACCGTTTCACCGGTTGGTACGACGTGGATCTGTCTGAGAAAGGCGTAAGCGAAGCAAAAGCAGCTGGTAAGCTGCTGAAAGAGGAAGGTTACAGCTTTGACTTTGCTTACACCTCTGTGCTGAAACGCGCTATCCATACCCTGTGGAATGTGCTGGACGAACTGGATCAGGCATGGCTGCCCGTTGAGAAATCCTGGAAACTGAACGAACGTCACTACGGTGCGTTGCAGGGTCTGAATAAAGCGGAAACCGCTGAAAAGTATGGCGACGAGCAGGTGAAACAGTGGCGTCGTGGTTTTGCAGTGACTCCGCCGGAACTGACTAAAGATGATGAGCGTTATCCGGGTCACGATCCACGTTACGCAAAGCTGAGCGAGAAAGAACTGCCACTGACGGAAAGCCTGGCGCTGACCATTGACCGCGTGATCCCTTACTGGAATGAAACCATTCTGCCGCGTATGAAGAGCGGTGAGCGCGTAATCATCGCCGCACACGGTAACTCGTTACGTGCGCTGGTGAAATATCTCGATAACATGAGCGAAGAAGAGATTCTTGAGCTGAATATCCCGACCGGCGTGCCACTGGTGTATGAGTTCGACGAGAATTTCAAACCGCTGAAACGCTATTATCTGGGTAATGCTGACGAGATCGCGGCGAAAGCAGCGGCCGTTGCTAACCAGGGTAAAGCGAAGTAA
- the aroG gene encoding 3-deoxy-7-phosphoheptulonate synthase AroG has translation MNYQNDDLRIKEIKELLPPVALLEKFPATENAANTVAHARKAIHKILKGNDDRLLVVIGPCSIHDPVAAKEYATRLLALREELQDELEIVMRVYFEKPRTTVGWKGLINDPHMDNSFQINDGLRIARKLLLDINDSGLPAAGEFLDMITPQYLADLMSWGAIGARTTESQVHRELASGLSCPVGFKNGTDGTIKVAIDAINAAGAPHCFLSVTKWGHSAIVNTSGNGDCHIILRGGKEPNYSEKHVAEVKEGLNKAGLPAQVMIDFSHANSSKQFKKQMDVCADVCQQIAGGEKAIIGVMVESHLVEGNQSLESGEPLAYGKSITDACIGWEDTDALLRQLANAVKARRG, from the coding sequence ATGAATTATCAGAACGACGATTTACGCATCAAAGAAATCAAAGAGTTACTTCCTCCTGTCGCATTGCTGGAAAAATTCCCTGCTACTGAAAATGCCGCGAATACGGTTGCCCATGCCCGAAAAGCGATCCATAAGATCCTGAAAGGTAATGATGATCGCCTGTTGGTGGTGATTGGTCCGTGTTCTATTCATGATCCCGTCGCGGCTAAAGAGTATGCCACTCGCTTGCTGGCGCTGCGTGAAGAGCTGCAAGATGAGCTGGAAATCGTGATGCGCGTCTATTTTGAAAAGCCGCGTACCACGGTGGGCTGGAAAGGGCTGATTAACGATCCGCATATGGATAACAGCTTCCAGATCAACGACGGTCTGCGTATTGCCCGCAAATTGCTGCTCGATATTAACGACAGCGGTCTGCCAGCGGCGGGTGAATTCCTGGATATGATCACCCCACAATATCTCGCTGACCTGATGAGCTGGGGCGCAATTGGCGCACGTACCACGGAATCGCAGGTGCACCGCGAACTGGCATCAGGGCTTTCTTGTCCGGTCGGCTTCAAAAATGGCACCGACGGTACGATTAAAGTGGCTATCGATGCTATTAATGCCGCCGGTGCGCCGCACTGCTTCCTGTCCGTAACGAAATGGGGGCATTCGGCGATTGTGAATACCAGCGGTAACGGCGATTGCCATATCATTCTGCGCGGCGGTAAAGAGCCTAATTACAGTGAGAAACATGTCGCAGAAGTGAAAGAAGGGCTGAACAAAGCAGGCCTGCCAGCGCAGGTGATGATCGATTTCAGCCATGCCAACTCGTCCAAACAGTTCAAAAAGCAGATGGATGTTTGTGCTGACGTTTGCCAGCAGATTGCCGGTGGCGAGAAAGCCATTATTGGTGTGATGGTGGAAAGCCATCTGGTGGAAGGCAATCAGAGCCTGGAGAGCGGGGAACCGCTGGCCTATGGCAAGAGCATCACCGATGCCTGCATTGGCTGGGAGGATACCGATGCTCTGTTACGTCAACTGGCGAATGCAGTAAAAGCGCGTCGCGGGTAA
- the ybgS gene encoding YbgS-like family protein — translation MKMTKLATLFLTATLSLASGAALAADSGAQSNNGQANAAADAGQVAPDARENVAPNNVDNNGVNTGSGGTMLHPDGSSMNNDGMTKDEEHKNTMCKDGRCPDINKKVQTGDGINNDVDTKTDGTTQ, via the coding sequence ATGAAAATGACAAAACTGGCCACACTATTTCTGACTGCCACTCTAAGCCTTGCCAGCGGAGCCGCACTGGCTGCCGATAGCGGAGCGCAAAGCAATAACGGCCAGGCAAACGCCGCAGCTGATGCGGGCCAGGTAGCCCCTGATGCCCGTGAAAATGTCGCGCCAAATAACGTCGACAATAACGGGGTAAATACCGGTTCTGGCGGCACAATGCTGCATCCGGATGGTTCTTCAATGAACAATGACGGCATGACCAAAGATGAAGAGCACAAGAACACCATGTGCAAAGATGGTCGCTGCCCGGATATCAATAAAAAAGTCCAAACCGGTGATGGCATCAACAATGATGTCGATACCAAAACCGACGGTACCACGCAGTAA